In one Aeromicrobium erythreum genomic region, the following are encoded:
- a CDS encoding glycosyltransferase family 4 protein, producing the protein MRVALLSYRSKQHVGGQGVYVEHLSRGLVEAGHDVEVISGQPYPVGLDPRVRLTRLPSLGIYDEPDPFKPPAPWTLRSVPDVVEWVLSVTGAFGEPLTFTLRADRHLRERVDEFDVVHDNQSLGWGLLALRRRLPLVATIHHPISRDRKVELEAARGWRKLSVARWYSFVGMQARVARRLPFVVGVSTVATDDTVTDFGIDPERIRVVPLGVDTDLFTPAEAADRVPGRVVAVASADKPLKGVAHLLDALAKVRVEHPDVELQLVSTVEPGGATDRRIDALGLRDCVTTHSGVEAEHIADLMRSAEVMCVPSLYEGFSLPTVEALASGTAVVASRAGAIPEVVGDGEDGDPCAVLVEPGDAEQLAAAISALLDDPDRRAALGAAGRARALERYSWTSVARATADVYDEAIRRFAGKEQ; encoded by the coding sequence GTGCGCGTCGCCCTGTTGTCGTACCGCAGCAAGCAGCACGTGGGTGGCCAGGGCGTCTACGTCGAGCACCTCAGCCGCGGCCTCGTCGAGGCGGGCCACGACGTCGAGGTGATCTCCGGGCAGCCCTACCCCGTGGGCCTCGACCCCAGGGTCCGGCTCACGCGGCTGCCCAGCCTCGGCATCTACGACGAGCCCGACCCGTTCAAGCCGCCCGCGCCCTGGACCCTGCGCAGCGTCCCCGACGTCGTCGAGTGGGTCCTCAGCGTCACCGGCGCGTTCGGCGAGCCGCTCACGTTCACGCTGCGTGCCGACCGGCACCTGCGCGAGCGCGTGGACGAGTTCGACGTCGTGCACGACAACCAGAGCCTCGGGTGGGGGCTGCTCGCGCTGCGTCGCCGGCTGCCGCTCGTGGCCACGATCCACCACCCCATCAGCCGCGACCGCAAGGTCGAGCTCGAGGCCGCCCGCGGCTGGCGCAAGCTCTCGGTCGCCCGCTGGTACTCCTTCGTCGGCATGCAGGCCCGGGTGGCCCGACGGCTGCCGTTCGTCGTCGGCGTGTCCACCGTGGCCACCGACGACACCGTCACCGACTTCGGCATCGACCCCGAGCGCATCCGCGTGGTGCCGCTCGGCGTCGACACCGATCTCTTCACCCCCGCCGAGGCAGCCGACCGCGTGCCCGGGCGCGTCGTCGCCGTCGCGTCGGCCGACAAGCCGCTGAAGGGCGTGGCCCACCTGCTCGACGCGCTGGCGAAGGTCCGGGTCGAGCACCCCGACGTCGAGCTCCAGCTGGTGTCGACCGTGGAGCCCGGTGGGGCCACCGACCGACGCATCGACGCGCTCGGCCTGCGTGACTGCGTGACCACGCACAGCGGCGTGGAGGCCGAGCACATCGCCGACCTGATGCGCTCGGCCGAGGTCATGTGCGTCCCCTCGCTGTACGAGGGGTTCTCGCTGCCGACCGTCGAGGCGCTCGCCAGCGGCACCGCCGTCGTGGCCAGCCGGGCGGGCGCGATCCCCGAGGTCGTCGGCGACGGCGAGGACGGCGACCCGTGCGCCGTGCTCGTGGAGCCCGGCGACGCCGAGCAGCTCGCGGCGGCCATCTCGGCCCTCCTCGACGACCCCGACCGACGCGCCGCCCTCGGCGCTGCCGGCCGGGCCCGCGCCCTCGAGCGCTACAGCTGGACCTCGGTGGCGCGCGCCACCGCTGACGTGTACGACGAGGCGATCCGCAGGTTCGCCGGCAAGGAGCAGTGA
- a CDS encoding class I SAM-dependent methyltransferase: MLTVDFDRLRVGARTRFIDVGAGAGRHSYEALRRGADVTAFDLDEVELKGVDEMFEAMRLEGQVPESGRGTVQAGTILDMPYADGSFDVVLASEILEHVPEDVQAISELVRILAPGGTLAVTVPRHWPEKVCWMLSDEYHANEGGHIRIYKASELDAKLRAEGLVHTHTHHAHGLHAPYWWIKCAVGVERDQHPAVRAYHRLLVWDMMKAPRTTRVAEKALNPLLGKSVALYYTKPLA; encoded by the coding sequence GTGCTGACCGTCGACTTCGACCGCCTCCGCGTGGGCGCCCGCACCCGGTTCATCGACGTGGGTGCCGGTGCCGGCCGCCACAGCTACGAGGCCCTGCGCCGCGGCGCCGACGTGACCGCCTTCGACCTCGACGAGGTCGAGCTGAAGGGCGTCGACGAGATGTTCGAGGCGATGCGCCTCGAGGGCCAGGTGCCGGAGTCGGGCCGCGGGACCGTGCAGGCCGGCACCATCCTCGACATGCCCTACGCCGACGGCAGCTTCGACGTCGTGCTCGCCTCGGAGATCCTCGAGCACGTCCCCGAGGACGTCCAGGCGATCAGCGAGCTCGTGCGGATCCTGGCGCCGGGCGGCACGCTCGCCGTCACCGTGCCGCGGCACTGGCCCGAGAAGGTCTGCTGGATGCTGTCGGATGAGTACCACGCCAACGAGGGCGGCCACATCCGCATCTACAAGGCCAGCGAGCTCGACGCGAAGCTGCGCGCCGAGGGCCTGGTGCACACGCACACCCACCACGCGCACGGCCTGCACGCGCCGTACTGGTGGATCAAGTGCGCCGTCGGCGTCGAGCGCGACCAGCACCCCGCCGTCCGCGCCTACCACCGGCTGCTGGTGTGGGACATGATGAAGGCGCCCCGCACCACCCGCGTGGCCGAGAAGGCGCTCAACCCGCTGCTCGGCAAGAGCGTCGCGCTGTACTACACCAAGCCGCTCGCCTGA
- a CDS encoding prenyltransferase: protein MTLPTTRWGPLPPAGTALALPGVLDAAQVQATADTIVAVQRPDGSIPWFEGHHLDPWDHLQAAMGLAVAGRRDEAEAAYAWSRTAQRPDGSFATEYVDGVVTVPATDANFTAYVATAAWHHWRLTGDVAFVEAMWPTVRAALDVVLELQEPAGPVRWSRGAEGDVADEALVTGNASIHLSLRCGVALAAVVGEDVPGWRDAAVRLRRALDHEPHRFADKARFSMDWYYPVLGGALPDAVAAARLDARWDDFVVPGFGARCVDDSPWVTGGETCELVLALDAVGRDDDARRILGEIQVLRRDDATYWTGYVYPDQTYWPVEQTTWTAGTVLLAVDALTRTTPANGLFRGDGLPLLTTDEERP from the coding sequence GTGACGCTCCCGACCACCCGCTGGGGGCCGCTCCCGCCGGCGGGGACCGCGCTCGCCCTGCCGGGCGTGCTCGACGCCGCGCAGGTGCAGGCCACCGCCGACACCATCGTCGCCGTGCAGCGGCCGGACGGGTCGATCCCCTGGTTCGAGGGCCACCACCTCGACCCGTGGGACCACCTGCAGGCCGCGATGGGCCTGGCCGTCGCCGGACGTCGCGACGAGGCCGAGGCGGCGTACGCGTGGAGCCGCACCGCGCAGCGACCCGACGGGTCGTTCGCCACCGAGTACGTCGACGGTGTGGTCACGGTGCCCGCCACCGACGCGAACTTCACCGCCTACGTCGCCACCGCGGCCTGGCACCACTGGCGCCTCACCGGCGACGTCGCGTTCGTCGAGGCGATGTGGCCGACGGTGCGCGCCGCACTCGACGTCGTGCTCGAGCTGCAGGAGCCGGCCGGTCCGGTGCGCTGGTCGCGGGGAGCCGAGGGCGACGTCGCCGACGAGGCGCTCGTGACCGGCAACGCCAGCATCCACCTGAGCCTGCGCTGCGGGGTCGCGCTGGCCGCGGTCGTCGGCGAGGACGTGCCGGGCTGGCGTGACGCCGCCGTGCGGCTGCGTCGGGCGCTCGACCACGAGCCGCACCGCTTCGCCGACAAGGCCCGCTTCTCGATGGACTGGTACTACCCCGTGCTCGGCGGTGCCCTGCCCGACGCCGTCGCGGCGGCGCGCCTGGACGCCCGCTGGGACGACTTCGTCGTGCCCGGCTTCGGCGCCCGCTGCGTCGACGACAGCCCGTGGGTCACCGGGGGGGAGACCTGCGAGCTGGTGCTCGCGCTCGACGCCGTCGGTCGCGACGACGACGCGCGCCGCATCCTCGGCGAGATCCAGGTGCTGCGCCGCGACGACGCGACCTACTGGACCGGCTACGTCTACCCGGACCAGACGTACTGGCCGGTCGAGCAGACCACCTGGACCGCCGGCACCGTGCTGCTCGCGGTCGACGCCCTCACCCGCACCACGCCCGCGAACGGCCTGTTCCGCGGCGACGGCCTGCCGCTGCTGACCACCGACGAGGAGCGCCCGTGA
- a CDS encoding class I SAM-dependent methyltransferase: MSELDLPSDLRGVADDVRGFLPDDEADALREAAGEHLRPGGVAVEIGSYCGKSAVHLGHVARLRGARLVTIDHHRGSEEQQSGWEYHDTSLVGTDGRMETLPFLRETLARAGLEDVVDVVVARSPDVASWWGRELDLVFVDGGHTDEHAQADYDGWARWVRPGGALVIHDVFPDPADGGQAPYRIYRRALEDGFAEVGHTGSLRVLRR; this comes from the coding sequence GTGAGCGAGCTCGACCTGCCCAGTGATCTACGCGGTGTCGCCGACGACGTCCGCGGCTTCCTGCCCGACGACGAGGCCGACGCCCTGCGCGAGGCGGCCGGCGAGCACCTGCGGCCCGGGGGCGTGGCCGTCGAGATCGGGAGCTACTGCGGCAAGTCGGCCGTCCACCTCGGCCACGTCGCCCGGCTCCGGGGCGCGCGGCTGGTGACCATCGACCACCACCGCGGCTCCGAGGAGCAGCAGTCGGGGTGGGAGTACCACGACACGTCGCTGGTGGGGACCGACGGACGCATGGAGACGTTGCCGTTCCTGCGCGAGACGCTCGCGCGGGCGGGGCTGGAGGACGTCGTCGACGTCGTCGTCGCGCGCTCGCCCGACGTCGCGTCGTGGTGGGGTCGCGAGCTCGACCTCGTCTTCGTCGACGGCGGCCACACCGACGAGCACGCGCAGGCCGACTACGACGGGTGGGCCCGGTGGGTGCGTCCCGGCGGGGCGCTCGTGATCCACGACGTCTTCCCCGACCCGGCCGACGGCGGCCAGGCGCCGTACCGGATCTACCGGCGCGCGCTCGAGGACGGCTTCGCCGAGGTCGGCCACACCGGCTCCCTGCGCGTCCTCCGCCGCTGA
- a CDS encoding ATP-dependent nuclease, translating to MRLVAARVRKVMSVQDSGRLALDEGLTTLVGKNESGKTAMLQALYRANPLPSGHPTAFAARRDYPRRDLGPDRDRIDDVRPVTLEVELDYADRQRLERSGERLPTTPLYVSRRYGDDALHWAVDEDGTPLNVSPRTLADLTSMLPGFQYFDDHNVLPGSVSIRRLQELDAADLYPSERTALALLRLAGIADASFGADDHEEHEAALAAAATRLTDQLLAYWSQNRDLSVELDLETVGLASPEPWLHVRVRDERRGVSLNVAERSSGFLWFFSFLAAFSEFAEQERRVVLLDEPGMNLHANAQGDLLRYLKEQLEPHHQVVYSTHSPYLVDAGRLSRCRVLENVGDRGTTVSSELWSAGSETTVPLLAALGADLARTLVSSPHQLLVSSPSDVTYLTVMGDLLRSEGGRALDPRWTVTPMGGASGLPTTLALLGTTATSATVLMDGPAGSRGAVEELVNRGAISADHLVPLTDLTGTLDADLEDLFDAEWYLRLLAESGGPVVSHRRLVGKRFLRTPPRRRIVHQAETVLGHRFDRFQPAAHLLRERSRVLESVDADTKQRFQQLIDRLNALLEPPLPR from the coding sequence ATGCGACTGGTCGCTGCGCGCGTCCGCAAGGTCATGTCGGTGCAGGACTCGGGCCGGCTGGCGCTCGACGAGGGCCTCACCACGCTCGTCGGCAAGAACGAGTCGGGCAAGACCGCCATGCTGCAGGCCCTGTACCGCGCCAACCCGCTGCCGAGCGGCCACCCGACAGCGTTCGCGGCGCGCCGCGACTACCCGCGCCGAGACCTCGGGCCCGACCGCGACCGGATCGACGACGTCCGGCCGGTGACGCTGGAGGTCGAGCTCGACTACGCCGACCGTCAGCGTCTGGAGCGCAGCGGCGAGCGTCTGCCGACGACACCGCTGTACGTGAGCCGGCGCTACGGCGACGACGCACTGCACTGGGCGGTCGACGAGGACGGCACGCCCCTCAACGTCTCGCCGCGGACGCTCGCCGACCTCACGTCGATGCTGCCGGGCTTCCAGTACTTCGACGACCACAACGTGCTGCCGGGCAGCGTCTCGATCCGTCGCCTGCAGGAGCTCGACGCGGCGGACCTCTACCCGTCGGAGCGCACGGCCCTAGCCCTGCTGCGGCTCGCGGGCATCGCCGACGCGTCGTTCGGCGCCGACGACCACGAGGAGCACGAGGCGGCGCTCGCGGCCGCTGCGACGCGCCTGACCGACCAGCTGCTCGCCTACTGGAGCCAGAACCGCGACCTGTCCGTCGAGCTCGACCTGGAGACGGTCGGCCTGGCGTCGCCGGAGCCGTGGCTGCACGTCCGGGTACGCGACGAGCGCCGGGGCGTGAGCCTCAACGTCGCCGAGCGCTCGAGCGGGTTCCTCTGGTTCTTCTCCTTCCTCGCCGCCTTCTCGGAGTTCGCGGAGCAGGAGCGCCGGGTCGTGCTGCTCGACGAGCCGGGCATGAACCTGCACGCGAATGCCCAGGGCGACCTGCTGCGCTACCTGAAGGAGCAGCTCGAGCCCCACCACCAGGTCGTGTACTCGACGCACTCGCCGTACCTCGTCGACGCGGGGCGACTCTCCCGGTGCCGGGTGCTGGAGAACGTCGGCGACCGCGGCACCACCGTCAGCTCCGAGCTGTGGAGCGCGGGCTCGGAGACGACGGTGCCGCTGCTGGCCGCGCTCGGCGCCGACCTCGCCCGCACGCTGGTCAGCAGCCCGCACCAGCTGCTCGTGTCGTCGCCCTCCGACGTCACCTACCTGACGGTCATGGGCGACCTGCTGCGGTCCGAGGGCGGCCGCGCGCTCGACCCGCGCTGGACGGTGACCCCGATGGGCGGCGCGTCGGGCCTGCCGACGACGCTCGCGCTGCTCGGCACCACCGCGACGTCGGCGACGGTGCTGATGGACGGTCCGGCCGGGTCGCGCGGCGCGGTCGAGGAGCTCGTGAACCGCGGGGCGATCTCGGCCGACCACCTCGTGCCGCTCACCGACCTCACCGGCACGCTCGACGCCGACCTCGAGGACCTGTTCGACGCCGAGTGGTACCTGCGGCTCCTGGCGGAGTCCGGGGGTCCGGTGGTCTCGCACCGCAGGCTCGTCGGGAAGCGGTTCCTGCGCACCCCGCCACGTCGGCGCATCGTCCACCAGGCCGAGACGGTGCTGGGCCACCGCTTCGACCGCTTCCAGCCCGCCGCCCACCTCCTGCGCGAGCGGTCGCGGGTCCTCGAGAGCGTCGACGCCGACACCAAGCAGCGTTTCCAGCAGCTCATCGACCGCCTCAACGCCCTCCTCGAGCCGCCCCTCCCTCGCTGA
- a CDS encoding TSUP family transporter, with translation MDDVTVGVLLFLAAAAFVAGWVDAVVGGGGLVQLPALLVAFPQAAPVQLLATNKVGSIAGTTTSSLTYLRRVRLDLRTAAPLAAAAFVGSLLGAVVASWIPRAAFNPVILVVLVAVGLFTVLRPELGQVAALRFDGRRHYAAALCIGAAVGFYDGALGPGTGSFFVFALVGVLGYGFLEASGKAKLANFATNLAALVVFVPQGVVMWQVAAVLAVSNVAGGYLGARLAVARGSRFVRAVFVVVVCAFTLRIGWDTWQQLVA, from the coding sequence GTGGACGACGTGACCGTAGGGGTGCTGCTGTTCCTCGCCGCCGCGGCCTTCGTCGCGGGGTGGGTCGACGCGGTCGTGGGCGGTGGAGGGCTGGTGCAGCTCCCCGCGCTGCTCGTGGCGTTCCCCCAGGCGGCGCCGGTGCAGCTGCTCGCGACGAACAAGGTCGGGTCGATCGCCGGCACCACGACGTCGAGCCTGACCTACCTGCGCCGCGTGCGGCTCGACCTGCGCACGGCCGCACCGCTGGCCGCGGCGGCGTTCGTCGGGTCGCTGCTGGGCGCGGTCGTGGCGTCGTGGATCCCGCGGGCGGCGTTCAACCCGGTGATCCTGGTGGTGCTCGTCGCCGTCGGCCTGTTCACCGTGCTGCGACCCGAGCTCGGCCAGGTGGCCGCGCTGCGCTTCGACGGGCGTCGCCACTACGCGGCAGCGCTGTGCATCGGTGCCGCGGTCGGCTTCTACGACGGGGCGCTCGGGCCGGGGACGGGCTCGTTCTTCGTGTTCGCGCTGGTGGGGGTGCTGGGCTACGGGTTCCTCGAGGCCAGCGGGAAGGCGAAGCTGGCGAACTTCGCGACCAACCTCGCCGCCCTGGTCGTGTTCGTGCCGCAGGGTGTCGTGATGTGGCAGGTGGCCGCGGTGCTGGCGGTGAGCAACGTGGCCGGCGGCTACCTGGGTGCCCGACTGGCGGTGGCGCGCGGCAGCCGCTTCGTGCGGGCGGTGTTCGTGGTGGTCGTGTGCGCCTTCACGCTGCGCATCGGGTGGGACACCTGGCAGCAGCTCGTCGCGTGA
- the ykgO gene encoding type B 50S ribosomal protein L36, protein MKVRNSLRSLKNQPGSQVVRRRGRTYVINKQNPRLKARQG, encoded by the coding sequence ATGAAGGTCCGCAACTCGCTGCGCTCGTTGAAGAACCAGCCCGGCTCGCAGGTCGTCCGCCGTCGCGGCCGCACCTACGTCATCAACAAGCAGAACCCTCGCCTCAAGGCCCGTCAGGGCTGA
- the rpmF gene encoding 50S ribosomal protein L32 produces the protein MAVPKRKTSRSNTRHRRSQWKATRPDLVPVTVDGRTVHVPRRLVKAVHRGLVDV, from the coding sequence ATGGCAGTCCCGAAGCGCAAGACCTCACGCAGCAACACCCGCCACCGCCGCTCGCAGTGGAAGGCCACCCGGCCCGACCTCGTGCCGGTGACCGTCGACGGCCGCACCGTCCACGTCCCGCGGCGGCTCGTCAAGGCCGTGCACCGCGGCCTCGTCGACGTCTGA
- a CDS encoding GTP-binding protein has product MSPAPRRSRRRILERSVPAVLVTGIGDAAMEAVTVGLQFDLPSAVVVRHTLDVENQQLTRVVSDLTGVVERHVHELEHACVACALREDVVPTLERLAASGRWGTVVAHLPVAAEALQACRVIESYADVAPHVHVAAVVAALDGETVLGDLLGDDLLHERSLHTSDDDTRGVAETAAAIVEYADAVVLAGASSPDARDLLRALARPQVPVVDDPSALDAGPLVDGAHLHAVTEAWVDVVRRGELPRYASEHVWTLDLRSDRPFHPDRLLESIERIGGGPRRSRGSFWLPSRPADVCVWDGAGGQLSIGTASPWGASAPLTRIVVHGLVSGPLASTPDDVQAAFEHCLLTDTEMAERGPYWEVVEDGLEPWLGDVRRAA; this is encoded by the coding sequence ATGAGCCCCGCCCCCCGTCGCAGCCGCCGTCGGATCCTCGAGCGCAGCGTCCCCGCCGTGCTGGTGACCGGCATCGGCGACGCGGCCATGGAGGCGGTCACCGTCGGCCTGCAGTTCGACCTGCCCTCCGCCGTCGTCGTGCGCCACACCCTCGACGTGGAGAACCAGCAGCTCACCCGCGTCGTCAGCGACCTCACCGGTGTCGTCGAGCGGCACGTGCACGAGCTCGAGCACGCCTGCGTGGCCTGCGCGCTGCGCGAGGACGTCGTGCCGACGCTCGAGCGGCTCGCCGCCAGCGGTCGCTGGGGCACCGTCGTCGCGCACCTGCCCGTGGCCGCCGAGGCGCTGCAGGCGTGCCGGGTCATCGAGTCCTACGCCGACGTCGCGCCGCACGTGCACGTCGCCGCCGTGGTCGCGGCCCTCGACGGCGAGACGGTGCTGGGCGACCTGCTCGGCGACGACCTGCTGCACGAGCGGTCGCTGCACACCAGCGACGACGACACGCGGGGCGTGGCCGAGACCGCCGCCGCCATCGTCGAGTACGCCGACGCCGTCGTGCTGGCAGGGGCGTCGTCGCCCGACGCCCGCGACCTGCTCCGAGCGCTCGCCCGCCCCCAGGTGCCCGTCGTCGACGACCCGTCGGCCCTCGACGCCGGCCCGCTGGTCGACGGGGCGCACCTGCACGCCGTGACCGAGGCCTGGGTCGACGTCGTGCGCCGCGGCGAGCTGCCGCGGTACGCGTCCGAGCACGTGTGGACGCTCGACCTGCGCTCGGACCGCCCCTTCCACCCCGACCGCCTGCTCGAGAGCATCGAGCGCATCGGCGGCGGACCCCGACGCTCGCGCGGATCCTTCTGGCTGCCCAGCCGGCCCGCCGACGTGTGCGTGTGGGACGGAGCCGGCGGCCAGCTGAGCATCGGCACGGCGTCGCCGTGGGGCGCGAGCGCGCCGCTCACCCGCATCGTCGTGCACGGACTGGTGTCCGGGCCGCTCGCGAGCACGCCCGACGACGTGCAGGCCGCCTTCGAGCACTGCCTGCTCACCGACACCGAGATGGCCGAGCGCGGCCCCTACTGGGAGGTCGTCGAGGACGGCCTCGAACCCTGGCTCGGCGACGTCCGCCGCGCCGCCTGA
- a CDS encoding type B 50S ribosomal protein L31: MKKNQHPRYEEVAFRDRSGDLLLVTRSTLPERLPADHETVEVDGRTLPVVDVDVSSASHPFWTGKGRVVDTEGRVERFRRRYGQAGR; encoded by the coding sequence GTGAAGAAGAACCAGCACCCCCGCTACGAGGAGGTCGCCTTCCGCGACCGCTCCGGCGACCTCCTGCTCGTCACGCGCTCCACGCTCCCCGAGCGGCTCCCGGCCGACCACGAGACCGTCGAGGTCGACGGCCGCACGCTGCCCGTGGTCGACGTCGACGTGTCGAGCGCCAGCCACCCGTTCTGGACGGGCAAGGGTCGCGTCGTCGACACCGAGGGACGCGTCGAGCGCTTCCGCCGCCGCTACGGGCAGGCCGGACGATGA
- the rpmB gene encoding 50S ribosomal protein L28 — protein MSRTCQVTGATPGFGHHVSHSHRRTKRRFDVNVQKKRYWVPSLGRHVTLTLSARGIKTVDVRGIDAVVADILARGERL, from the coding sequence GTGTCGCGCACCTGCCAGGTCACGGGGGCCACCCCCGGCTTCGGCCACCACGTCTCGCACTCGCACCGTCGCACCAAGCGGCGCTTCGACGTCAACGTCCAGAAGAAGCGGTACTGGGTGCCGAGCCTCGGCCGCCACGTCACGCTCACCCTCAGCGCGCGCGGCATCAAGACGGTCGACGTCCGCGGCATCGACGCCGTCGTCGCCGACATCCTCGCCCGAGGGGAGCGGCTCTGA
- the rpmG gene encoding 50S ribosomal protein L33 — protein MAKRGNELRPIVKLRSTAGTGTTYVTRKNRRNDPDRLVLRKYDPKIRKHVEFKEER, from the coding sequence ATGGCGAAGAGGGGCAACGAGCTGCGCCCGATCGTGAAGCTGCGCTCGACCGCCGGCACGGGCACGACCTACGTCACGCGCAAGAACCGCCGCAACGACCCCGACCGGCTGGTCCTGCGCAAGTACGACCCGAAGATCCGCAAGCACGTCGAGTTCAAGGAGGAGCGCTGA
- the rpsN gene encoding 30S ribosomal protein S14, translating into MAKRSKIVANERRKETVERYRDRRDALRAASRDTTLSMAERMDASRALARLPRDSSPSRVRNRDQVDGRPRGHLRVAGLSRIRFRDGAHRGELPGITKSSW; encoded by the coding sequence ATGGCCAAGCGCAGCAAGATCGTCGCCAACGAGCGACGCAAGGAGACCGTGGAGCGCTACCGCGACCGACGTGACGCGCTGCGCGCGGCGTCGCGCGACACCACCCTGTCGATGGCCGAGCGGATGGACGCGTCGCGCGCCCTCGCCCGTCTGCCGCGTGACTCCTCGCCGTCGCGCGTGCGCAACCGCGACCAGGTCGACGGTCGGCCCCGGGGCCACCTGCGGGTCGCGGGGCTCTCGCGCATCCGCTTCCGCGACGGTGCGCACCGCGGCGAGCTCCCCGGCATCACGAAGTCGAGCTGGTAG
- a CDS encoding glucosyl-3-phosphoglycerate synthase yields the protein MSEARRWFETRTFDASRPLGDLVDAKAGRRVTVILPARDEAATIGAIVQRVRTALCDLVPLVDEVLVVDSRSGDATAQVARDAGARVITVADPDPAFDGGKGAAMRTGIARMQGDVGVFLDADVTGFDPAFVARLVGPLLRDPSLVLVKAFYDRPTHDGGGGRVTELAARPEIARRAPELGGFVQPLAGECAFVRDAFVDLPVVSGYGVDVGMLLHAVRKHGLDATAQADLGRREHQHQGLTALGRMALQVRAAFDLVLEGRDVVVDERWVPTRRADGTPDLVPERVETRLLPPPGADG from the coding sequence TTGTCTGAGGCACGACGCTGGTTCGAGACCCGCACGTTCGACGCGTCGCGCCCGCTCGGCGACCTCGTCGACGCCAAGGCGGGACGTCGGGTCACGGTGATCCTCCCCGCCCGCGACGAGGCCGCGACGATCGGTGCGATCGTGCAGCGCGTGCGCACCGCCCTGTGCGACCTCGTCCCCCTGGTCGACGAGGTGCTCGTGGTCGACTCCCGCTCGGGCGACGCGACCGCCCAGGTCGCGCGTGACGCGGGCGCGAGGGTCATCACGGTCGCCGACCCCGACCCCGCGTTCGACGGCGGCAAGGGTGCGGCCATGCGCACGGGCATCGCCCGGATGCAGGGCGACGTCGGCGTGTTCCTCGACGCCGACGTGACCGGCTTCGACCCGGCGTTCGTGGCCCGCCTGGTCGGCCCGCTGCTCCGCGACCCGTCGCTGGTGCTCGTCAAGGCGTTCTACGACCGCCCCACCCACGACGGCGGCGGCGGACGCGTGACCGAGCTCGCCGCACGCCCGGAGATCGCCCGTCGGGCGCCCGAGCTGGGCGGCTTCGTCCAGCCGCTCGCCGGGGAGTGCGCGTTCGTGCGCGACGCCTTCGTCGACCTTCCTGTCGTGAGCGGCTACGGCGTCGACGTCGGCATGCTGCTGCACGCCGTGCGCAAGCACGGTCTCGACGCCACGGCGCAGGCCGACCTGGGCCGCCGCGAGCACCAGCACCAGGGGCTCACCGCCCTCGGGCGGATGGCTCTGCAGGTGCGGGCGGCGTTCGACCTGGTGCTCGAGGGCCGCGACGTCGTGGTCGACGAGCGCTGGGTGCCGACGCGCCGGGCCGACGGCACGCCCGACCTCGTGCCCGAGCGGGTGGAGACGCGGCTGCTCCCCCCGCCCGGCGCCGACGGCTGA
- the folP gene encoding dihydropteroate synthase yields the protein MADLTFRGRRVVRDRALVMAIINRTPDSFYDRGATFDPTTALDAVRRAVADGAEVVDIGGVKAGPGDAVDSAEEVRRTVPFIEAVREAEPDVVISIDTWRADVAQAAAAAGADLLNDTWAGHDPDVVHVAAEHGLGYVCSHTGGALPRTRPHRVRYDDVVADVVATTTRAAEAAVGAGVPREGVLVDPTHDFGKNTFHSLELARRADTLVATGWPVLMALSRKDFIGETLGLPPEDRLEGTLATTALTAAAGCAMFRTHDVVATRRVLEMTATLRGERPPARAVRGLV from the coding sequence GTGGCCGACCTGACCTTCCGCGGACGCCGCGTCGTCCGCGACCGGGCCCTCGTGATGGCGATCATCAACCGCACGCCCGACTCGTTCTACGACCGCGGGGCCACGTTCGACCCGACCACCGCGCTCGACGCCGTCCGCCGGGCCGTGGCCGACGGGGCCGAGGTCGTCGACATCGGTGGCGTCAAGGCCGGTCCGGGCGACGCGGTGGACTCCGCCGAGGAGGTGCGTCGGACCGTGCCGTTCATCGAGGCGGTCCGCGAGGCCGAGCCCGACGTCGTCATCAGCATCGACACCTGGCGCGCCGACGTCGCGCAGGCGGCCGCGGCGGCGGGAGCCGACCTGCTCAACGACACGTGGGCCGGGCACGACCCCGACGTCGTGCACGTGGCCGCCGAGCACGGTCTCGGGTACGTGTGCTCGCACACCGGCGGCGCCCTCCCCCGCACCCGACCGCACCGCGTGCGCTACGACGACGTCGTGGCCGACGTCGTCGCGACCACGACGCGTGCCGCCGAGGCCGCGGTCGGCGCGGGGGTGCCCCGTGAGGGCGTCCTCGTCGACCCCACCCACGACTTCGGCAAGAACACGTTCCACAGCCTCGAGCTCGCCCGGCGCGCCGACACGCTGGTGGCCACCGGCTGGCCCGTGCTCATGGCGCTGTCGCGCAAGGACTTCATCGGCGAGACGCTGGGCCTGCCGCCCGAGGACCGCCTCGAGGGCACGCTGGCCACCACCGCTCTGACAGCAGCGGCCGGCTGCGCGATGTTCCGGACCCACGATGTCGTGGCCACCCGACGCGTCCTGGAGATGACGGCCACCCTGCGCGGCGAGCGCCCCCCTGCTCGGGCGGTGCGCGGCCTTGTCTGA